A window of Ignisphaera sp. contains these coding sequences:
- a CDS encoding 50S ribosomal protein L16, whose product MPLKPARCYTHQDRPPYTRKEYIHGIPMPKITKFVMGNTKIDAEVKGVLISLERGFIRHNALEAARVMTHKYLSTNVGDTNYMLVIKIYPHQVLREHKMMAFAGADRLQEGMRRAFGKPIGTAAYVEPETVVIEIYGLKQHVEHIKEALRRASTKLPVKCHIDIVYLKK is encoded by the coding sequence ATGCCCTTAAAGCCAGCCCGATGTTATACACATCAAGATAGACCTCCATACACAAGAAAGGAGTATATACATGGAATCCCTATGCCTAAGATAACGAAATTCGTTATGGGTAATACTAAAATAGATGCAGAAGTTAAAGGCGTTCTCATATCACTTGAAAGAGGCTTTATAAGGCATAACGCTCTAGAGGCAGCTAGAGTCATGACCCACAAGTACCTAAGCACAAACGTTGGAGATACAAACTATATGCTTGTGATAAAAATATATCCACACCAGGTACTTAGAGAACACAAAATGATGGCTTTTGCAGGAGCAGACCGTTTACAAGAAGGTATGAGGAGAGCATTTGGCAAACCCATCGGTACTGCGGCTTATGTAGAACCTGAAACTGTAGTTATAGAGATCTATGGGCTTAAACAACATGTAGAACACATTAAAGAAGCTTTAAGAAGAGCTTCAACAAAACTTCCGGTAAAATGCCACATAGATATAGTGTACCTAAAGAAGTAG
- a CDS encoding diphthamide synthesis protein, protein MDFCKDFDFDIDRVVKVVKENKVQRILIQLPEGFYRCYNYIAKSIRDLAGEIDIILSLNPSHGPCLVDEYTAREVGAELILHFGHTEYPLYRPSINTLFVPVEYVSADFEKIGKMIKDICSKNKKICITTTAQHTSLARKLNHKDCDIIFKGISLGCMSTNVSGCANLVVIAGGMFNCISQYLMVRSRDPTIDVMCVDPYTYRLWSPVKEVDRIMRIRLWKTAKASEGRRWLIVTGFYGQSREDLVDALLERLRNKGLYVDVAKVLKLDRNVITNIGSNYDVIVVASCPYLAFDFYDVDVPVITPGEALMVIDDMKDRYVYPW, encoded by the coding sequence ATGGATTTCTGCAAAGATTTTGACTTCGATATAGATAGAGTAGTGAAAGTAGTAAAAGAAAATAAAGTCCAAAGGATACTTATCCAGCTTCCTGAAGGATTTTATAGATGTTATAACTATATAGCAAAAAGTATAAGAGATCTAGCTGGAGAGATAGATATTATACTTTCGTTAAATCCTAGTCATGGTCCATGTCTTGTAGATGAATATACAGCAAGAGAGGTAGGTGCAGAGCTTATACTACATTTCGGTCACACAGAATACCCTTTATATAGACCCTCTATCAATACATTATTTGTTCCTGTAGAATATGTATCTGCTGATTTCGAGAAAATAGGGAAAATGATTAAGGATATATGTTCTAAAAACAAAAAGATCTGTATAACAACAACAGCTCAACATACATCCTTAGCGAGAAAACTAAATCATAAAGATTGTGATATTATATTCAAAGGCATTTCTCTAGGATGTATGTCCACCAATGTTAGCGGTTGCGCCAACCTTGTAGTTATTGCTGGAGGAATGTTTAATTGCATTTCTCAATACCTAATGGTAAGGTCCAGAGATCCAACAATCGATGTAATGTGTGTAGATCCCTATACATACAGATTGTGGTCGCCGGTTAAAGAAGTGGATAGAATTATGAGGATCAGACTTTGGAAAACAGCAAAAGCTTCAGAAGGTAGGAGGTGGCTTATTGTTACAGGCTTCTATGGACAATCTAGAGAAGATCTTGTTGATGCTCTGTTGGAGAGGTTGAGGAATAAAGGTCTATACGTAGATGTAGCGAAAGTATTAAAATTGGATAGAAATGTTATCACTAACATAGGGAGCAATTATGATGTTATAGTCGTTGCTTCATGTCCTTATCTAGCGTTTGATTTTTATGACGTAGATGTACCTGTTATAACTCCAGGTGAGGCTTTAATGGTTATCGATGACATGAAGGATAGGTATGTATATCCATGGTGA
- a CDS encoding METTL5 family protein, which translates to MVRSRKELEILLSKVPYLISPSIALEQYLCDSSVASELLWMAHMYEGIVGKSVVDLGCGTGRLSYGALLLGAKDVICVDIDVKALNVAKVFLVSEGFNNIHFVNADVNFLDIKNIDTVVMNPPFGVYKKGLDIVFLKKALEFKPKAVYTIHKYNPESHILIYRTVQNEGYTIRNMLVRFMSIGAVYPKHRKRIHRFKVSMYAISRYRGIYV; encoded by the coding sequence ATGGTGAGAAGCAGGAAAGAGCTAGAGATCCTGCTTAGTAAAGTACCATACTTAATATCGCCATCTATAGCTCTTGAGCAGTATCTATGTGATAGTTCTGTAGCTTCAGAACTTCTCTGGATGGCTCATATGTATGAAGGTATAGTGGGTAAATCTGTTGTTGATTTAGGTTGTGGTACAGGTAGGCTTAGTTATGGGGCGCTGCTTCTTGGTGCTAAGGATGTTATATGTGTAGATATAGATGTTAAGGCGTTAAATGTAGCTAAGGTTTTTCTCGTAAGTGAGGGTTTTAACAATATTCATTTTGTTAATGCTGATGTGAATTTCCTCGATATTAAGAACATAGATACCGTTGTTATGAACCCCCCATTTGGTGTATATAAAAAAGGACTAGATATAGTTTTTCTCAAAAAAGCTCTAGAGTTTAAGCCTAAAGCTGTATACACTATACATAAATATAACCCCGAATCTCATATACTCATCTACAGAACTGTGCAAAATGAAGGATACACAATTAGGAATATGTTAGTGAGGTTCATGTCCATAGGAGCTGTATACCCGAAACATAGAAAACGCATCCACAGGTTTAAGGTATCTATGTACGCTATATCGAGATATAGAGGAATATATGTATGA
- a CDS encoding exosome complex RNA-binding protein Csl4, with translation MSKRIALPGEPLCKEEEYLAHKGVYVDENGIVRASMVGEPVYDNANRRVQIKPIKELKIPKTGETVIGYVDAMRDDMAFIKIIGYDIAKPFKHSFTGVLHISQVTDAKGDSLYNYVRPGDLIRVKVLNSYIPILVTAKEPRLGVILAFCSRCGNELYKDGDKLKCSVCGNTEIRKISLDYMKVKGKRNAKA, from the coding sequence ATGAGCAAAAGGATTGCTTTACCTGGCGAACCTCTGTGTAAAGAAGAGGAGTATTTAGCTCATAAGGGTGTGTATGTAGATGAAAATGGAATCGTTAGAGCATCTATGGTAGGCGAACCTGTTTACGATAATGCGAACAGACGTGTGCAAATAAAGCCAATTAAAGAATTGAAAATACCTAAGACTGGTGAAACTGTCATAGGGTATGTAGATGCTATGAGAGACGATATGGCTTTCATTAAGATAATTGGTTACGATATAGCTAAACCATTCAAACACAGTTTCACGGGAGTACTCCATATATCTCAAGTAACAGATGCTAAAGGTGACAGTCTTTACAACTACGTAAGACCAGGAGATTTGATAAGGGTCAAGGTTCTAAACAGCTATATACCTATACTCGTTACCGCTAAAGAACCCAGACTAGGGGTCATTCTGGCCTTCTGCTCTAGGTGTGGTAACGAGCTCTACAAGGATGGAGATAAACTTAAATGTAGTGTATGTGGTAATACCGAGATTAGAAAAATATCTCTAGACTACATGAAGGTCAAAGGTAAGAGAAATGCCAAAGCCTAG
- a CDS encoding DUF2067 family protein yields MPKPSGSYIERSFSYSCNNVSKCLEILEKIDEELSLEADLQIEMRSNKLIIKVIGLEPNVISAITKIRDFLSMYGSPKHDPKRGISSEIIVRYTKRMIPLDVLAYVLKKEFDIDAEVNGSLIYADTDLDTVITVAKKVAEVQQKIESMPYSSSLKKLLIAAVAIYNTSHVEIIEALQSLGYLNEKNELTIPWLQALEELDDIFNKNDV; encoded by the coding sequence ATGCCAAAGCCTAGTGGTAGCTATATAGAGAGATCCTTCTCCTATAGCTGTAATAACGTATCAAAATGTCTTGAAATTCTTGAGAAAATAGATGAAGAGTTATCTCTAGAAGCTGATCTGCAAATCGAGATGAGATCTAATAAACTAATCATTAAGGTGATAGGATTGGAGCCTAATGTTATATCAGCTATTACAAAAATCAGAGACTTTCTATCGATGTATGGATCTCCTAAACACGATCCTAAAAGAGGTATTTCTTCAGAAATTATAGTTAGATACACAAAGAGAATGATACCTCTTGATGTTCTTGCCTACGTACTTAAGAAAGAATTCGATATTGATGCAGAAGTAAATGGTTCACTAATATACGCTGATACAGATCTAGATACCGTAATAACTGTAGCAAAAAAGGTTGCTGAAGTTCAGCAGAAAATTGAGTCTATGCCATACTCGAGTAGTCTAAAGAAGTTGCTTATAGCTGCTGTAGCTATATATAATACTAGCCATGTAGAAATCATTGAAGCTCTTCAGAGCCTTGGTTACCTAAATGAGAAAAACGAATTGACAATACCCTGGCTTCAAGCATTAGAAGAACTTGATGATATTTTTAACAAAAATGATGTGTAG
- a CDS encoding RpoL/Rpb11 RNA polymerase subunit family protein translates to MAVNFILKKYTEREIRIVIQDQDKYTLPNLLTKLALRKPGVTFAGYIIEHPMVSYPEVVIVTDGTKNPMEILEEVIAEAKAIAIKFLETLDMVLKNAAKERNTNIAHQ, encoded by the coding sequence ATGGCTGTGAACTTCATATTGAAGAAGTATACAGAAAGAGAGATAAGGATAGTTATACAAGATCAGGATAAATATACATTACCAAATCTGTTAACAAAGCTTGCCTTAAGGAAGCCTGGGGTAACATTTGCAGGATATATAATAGAGCATCCAATGGTGTCTTACCCAGAAGTAGTTATAGTGACAGATGGTACAAAGAATCCTATGGAGATCCTAGAAGAGGTTATAGCAGAAGCAAAAGCAATAGCAATCAAATTCTTAGAAACACTAGATATGGTTCTTAAGAATGCAGCTAAAGAAAGAAACACGAATATTGCTCATCAATGA
- the gatB gene encoding Asp-tRNA(Asn)/Glu-tRNA(Gln) amidotransferase subunit GatB: MSSLSVKIGLEIHVQLTSLKSKLFCSTPTDYRGGKPNTYVCPVCLGLPGTLPTVNKKAIGYAIAVALALNCEISGKLVFVRKHYFYPDLPKNYQISQYDGIGLTPIARNGYIKIYSNNKSKIVRIRRINIEEDPGKIHYIGSIDTSPYSLVDYNRSGIALLEIVTEPDIESPKEARAFLEKLIAILEYLGATDTSFEGAFRVDANISIAGGSRVEVKNIGSIKEVEKALSYEIIRQKRIVEQGGDIKRETRHWDGDRGVTVPLRSKEFEEDYRYFPDPDLPPMHITESFIESVAKDMPELPDARIERFMKQYELDEYRASILVLSKWLADFFESCAKMYTNYKKLSDLLITDFLRWIKEYNIDVKSLKIAPTHVVKLLQYLDQGVISIKMLKELLPMIIKEGLDVDTLIREGYVKIEDEATLERTVIEVMNENPRAVKDALENPRAVNYIVGLVMKKTKGRADPVKTVEIVKKFLDRYRS, encoded by the coding sequence ATGTCTTCACTATCGGTAAAGATAGGTCTCGAAATACATGTGCAGCTAACATCACTTAAGAGTAAGCTTTTCTGTTCAACACCTACTGATTATAGAGGTGGTAAGCCCAACACATATGTATGTCCAGTATGTCTAGGTCTTCCAGGAACATTACCTACTGTAAACAAGAAAGCCATAGGGTATGCTATAGCTGTAGCTCTAGCACTTAATTGTGAAATAAGTGGTAAACTCGTTTTTGTAAGGAAGCACTACTTCTATCCAGATCTACCTAAGAATTACCAGATAAGTCAGTACGATGGTATAGGGCTTACACCAATAGCTAGGAATGGTTATATAAAGATCTATAGTAATAATAAGTCAAAGATTGTGAGGATAAGAAGGATAAATATTGAGGAAGATCCAGGCAAAATACACTACATAGGTAGCATAGATACTAGTCCCTACAGCCTCGTGGATTATAATAGATCTGGTATTGCTCTACTAGAGATCGTTACCGAACCTGATATAGAGAGCCCTAAAGAGGCTAGAGCTTTTCTTGAAAAACTTATCGCAATTCTCGAATATCTAGGAGCTACAGATACCTCCTTCGAGGGAGCTTTTAGAGTTGATGCGAATATCTCTATAGCTGGTGGAAGTAGAGTTGAGGTAAAGAACATAGGCTCAATAAAAGAAGTTGAGAAGGCACTATCATATGAAATAATAAGACAGAAGAGGATAGTGGAACAAGGTGGAGATATAAAGAGAGAGACAAGACATTGGGATGGCGATAGAGGAGTTACAGTACCTTTAAGATCTAAAGAATTTGAAGAAGACTATAGATATTTTCCAGATCCAGATCTACCGCCTATGCATATAACTGAGAGCTTTATAGAGTCTGTGGCTAAAGATATGCCAGAACTTCCAGATGCAAGAATAGAGAGATTCATGAAACAATACGAACTAGATGAATATAGAGCATCAATTCTAGTACTATCAAAATGGCTTGCAGACTTCTTCGAAAGTTGTGCCAAGATGTATACAAACTACAAGAAACTTTCAGATCTACTTATAACAGACTTTTTGCGATGGATAAAAGAATACAACATAGATGTAAAATCATTGAAGATAGCGCCAACGCATGTTGTTAAACTCCTTCAATATCTAGATCAAGGAGTTATATCGATAAAAATGCTCAAAGAATTGCTGCCCATGATTATAAAAGAAGGACTAGATGTTGATACCTTAATTCGTGAAGGATATGTAAAAATAGAAGATGAGGCTACACTAGAGAGAACAGTTATAGAGGTTATGAATGAGAATCCTAGAGCAGTAAAAGATGCATTAGAGAATCCTAGAGCAGTAAATTACATTGTTGGTCTGGTGATGAAGAAAACTAAAGGACGTGCAGATCCAGTTAAAACTGTAGAAATAGTAAAGAAGTTCTTGGATAGGTATAGATCATAG
- the gatA gene encoding Asp-tRNA(Asn)/Glu-tRNA(Gln) amidotransferase subunit GatA, whose amino-acid sequence MDLTSLSMYKLLDLFHSDPNLIVEYLYRVYNRIYRVEEKVKAFITLRPLEEIIAEAEYLIKRYADGRNHPRLFGIAVAVKDNISTKGIRTTCGSRMLENYVPPYDATVITRLKSEGAIIIGKTNMDEFAMGSTTETSAFFVTRNPWDLSRSPGGSSGGSAAALAAGEVTVALGSDTGGSVRNPSSFTATFGLKPTYGLVSRYGLIAYGSSLDQIGPMARNTDDLAMLLNVIAGHDPKDSTSLPTKVGDIREEMYDLFHREPRLKIAIAKDLFEYSDDVVRNETYKAVDKLCSYHECEEIEIPYAKQCVAAYYIISMAEASSNLARYDGVRYGLRIEVENKSWIETYREVRTKGFGYEVKKRIALGAYVLSMGYRDMYYLKALRFRRMLKETFNKIFSKYNAILSPTTPILPPRIGEFLEDPIKMYYADLNTVIANLIGGPALSLPVGFYNNLPIGLQIMTNYMDEATAFYISKSLEEALKLRDFIVDV is encoded by the coding sequence TTGGATCTGACGTCGTTGTCCATGTACAAGCTTCTAGACCTGTTTCATTCAGACCCTAATCTTATAGTTGAATACCTGTATAGAGTCTACAATAGGATCTACAGAGTTGAAGAGAAAGTAAAAGCATTTATAACGCTAAGGCCTTTAGAAGAGATTATAGCTGAAGCTGAATACCTTATAAAGAGATATGCTGATGGTAGGAATCATCCTAGGTTGTTTGGCATAGCCGTTGCTGTAAAAGACAATATCTCTACGAAAGGTATTAGAACTACATGTGGATCCAGAATGCTTGAGAACTATGTACCTCCCTATGATGCTACAGTAATAACTAGGTTAAAGAGTGAAGGAGCAATAATAATAGGTAAAACGAACATGGATGAATTTGCTATGGGGTCTACTACAGAAACAAGCGCATTTTTTGTGACTAGAAATCCATGGGATTTATCTAGATCTCCTGGAGGATCTTCTGGAGGAAGTGCGGCAGCGTTAGCAGCTGGTGAAGTAACTGTTGCTCTAGGATCGGATACTGGTGGTTCTGTAAGGAATCCATCATCTTTTACAGCTACCTTTGGTTTGAAACCAACTTATGGTCTTGTGAGTAGATATGGTCTTATAGCTTATGGTAGTAGCCTGGATCAGATAGGTCCTATGGCTAGAAATACAGATGATCTAGCGATGTTACTGAATGTTATAGCGGGTCATGATCCAAAGGATTCCACATCTCTACCTACTAAAGTTGGTGATATACGTGAAGAGATGTATGATCTATTTCATAGAGAGCCTAGATTGAAGATAGCAATAGCTAAGGATCTTTTTGAATATTCAGATGATGTTGTTAGAAATGAAACCTACAAAGCTGTGGACAAGCTCTGTAGTTATCATGAATGTGAGGAAATAGAGATACCTTATGCTAAACAATGTGTAGCTGCTTACTACATAATATCTATGGCTGAAGCTAGTTCGAATCTAGCTAGATATGATGGTGTTAGATATGGTTTAAGGATTGAGGTCGAGAACAAGAGCTGGATAGAGACTTATCGTGAAGTAAGAACAAAGGGGTTTGGTTACGAAGTTAAAAAGAGGATAGCTCTAGGTGCCTATGTTCTGAGTATGGGGTATAGAGACATGTACTATCTGAAGGCTCTTAGGTTTCGTAGAATGCTTAAAGAAACATTTAACAAGATATTCAGTAAATATAATGCCATTCTAAGCCCTACCACACCTATTCTACCCCCAAGGATAGGAGAGTTTCTAGAAGATCCTATAAAAATGTACTATGCTGATTTGAATACAGTTATAGCGAACTTGATAGGGGGACCTGCTTTAAGTCTTCCTGTAGGATTTTACAACAATCTTCCTATAGGTCTACAGATCATGACTAACTACATGGATGAGGCTACAGCTTTCTATATATCTAAATCACTAGAAGAGGCTCTAAAACTTAGGGACTTTATTGTTGATGTGTGA
- the gatC gene encoding Asp-tRNA(Asn)/Glu-tRNA(Gln) amidotransferase subunit GatC, with the protein MYSDIIEYLENLVLIKFTEDEKNRIQKEVKNIIDMFNMLNTVEDLNNWEPLYHVHDISLPLREDEETESIDEEHGMLEENTILIDNYVKAPRTISE; encoded by the coding sequence ATGTATAGTGATATTATTGAGTATTTAGAGAATCTTGTGCTAATAAAGTTTACAGAAGATGAGAAGAACAGAATTCAAAAAGAGGTCAAAAATATAATCGATATGTTTAATATGCTAAATACCGTGGAAGACCTAAACAATTGGGAGCCCCTATATCATGTGCATGATATATCGCTTCCTTTACGTGAAGACGAAGAAACTGAAAGTATTGATGAAGAACATGGTATGTTAGAAGAAAATACTATACTTATCGATAACTATGTGAAGGCACCTAGAACTATTTCTGAGTGA
- a CDS encoding DEAD/DEAH box helicase: MDKAIVFYISDWIDEEDFKLLTKFTKYLGREEGKSRFQLDTNKLSRAVREGEVEPSDVLDILIDYDAEFETGCIDDVRKIVEDFMPKVLVKMQNNEVVLVPSTYLGEKIDDVKKKGWIIYERSTKMFKLLKPMYFFDVIETLKNNGIVVINESSISDRIDIPLKISFKGELRDYQIEALDSWRKNGYRGIVALPTGTGKTIIAVSAIAELNVKTLVVTYTKEQMFQWGEKIAGFTGIPKSLIGFFYSSEKRIAPVTITTYQSAFRYIKSLSPYFSFLVVDEVHHLPADKFRYIAENMFAKYRLGLSATVIREDGRHNELFPLMGGIVYSRSVAELAQLGYIAPFTIESIKVNLTPEEKKKYKELIERYRRLVAGKTFEEILEEARRGIPEALEAVKIRAELRMLVHNAEEKIKTVEGIVSKELEQGSKIIVFTQYVEQAKKLAEKLQTHYIIGELDETTRRRRLEAFKQGLLRVLVLTTVGDEGIDIPDANVGIIVAGTSSRRQFIQRLGRILRPAPNKHAKLYEIIVKGTFEEFESRKRKEAIKLMFQDLLLNA, encoded by the coding sequence ATGGATAAGGCAATAGTATTTTATATTAGTGATTGGATAGATGAAGAGGATTTTAAACTTCTCACGAAATTCACTAAGTATCTAGGTAGAGAGGAAGGGAAATCAAGATTTCAACTTGATACAAATAAACTTTCTAGAGCAGTTAGAGAGGGTGAAGTAGAGCCTAGTGATGTGCTAGATATACTGATTGATTATGATGCTGAATTCGAGACAGGATGTATAGATGATGTTAGGAAGATTGTTGAAGATTTTATGCCTAAAGTGTTGGTAAAGATGCAGAATAACGAAGTGGTTTTGGTTCCAAGCACTTATCTTGGCGAGAAAATCGATGATGTTAAGAAGAAGGGGTGGATAATATATGAGAGGTCTACGAAGATGTTCAAGCTGCTTAAACCTATGTATTTTTTTGATGTTATTGAGACACTGAAAAACAATGGTATTGTCGTTATTAATGAGAGCAGTATTAGCGATAGAATTGATATACCGTTAAAGATCTCCTTCAAAGGCGAATTACGGGACTACCAGATAGAGGCTCTAGATTCATGGCGTAAGAACGGCTATAGAGGTATTGTAGCACTACCTACAGGTACAGGTAAGACTATCATTGCTGTATCAGCTATAGCTGAACTTAATGTTAAGACACTTGTAGTAACTTATACCAAGGAGCAAATGTTTCAATGGGGAGAAAAGATAGCTGGTTTTACAGGTATACCTAAATCACTAATAGGATTTTTCTATAGCTCCGAGAAACGCATAGCTCCAGTAACCATTACCACGTATCAATCGGCATTTAGATACATAAAATCGCTTTCACCTTATTTCTCCTTCTTAGTTGTAGATGAAGTACATCATCTGCCTGCAGACAAATTCAGGTATATAGCTGAAAACATGTTTGCAAAATACAGACTAGGTCTTTCGGCTACAGTCATAAGGGAGGATGGAAGGCATAACGAGCTCTTCCCACTAATGGGTGGTATCGTCTACAGCAGGTCTGTTGCAGAATTAGCACAACTAGGTTATATAGCTCCCTTCACTATAGAGTCAATCAAAGTAAATCTTACACCAGAAGAAAAGAAAAAATACAAAGAGCTTATAGAGAGATATAGAAGACTGGTGGCTGGAAAAACTTTTGAAGAAATTCTTGAAGAAGCTAGAAGAGGAATACCAGAAGCCCTAGAAGCTGTAAAAATTAGAGCAGAACTAAGGATGCTTGTACATAATGCTGAAGAAAAGATTAAAACTGTTGAAGGAATAGTATCTAAAGAACTCGAACAAGGAAGCAAAATAATAGTGTTTACACAATATGTAGAGCAAGCCAAAAAACTTGCTGAAAAACTTCAAACACACTACATAATTGGAGAACTAGATGAAACAACAAGAAGAAGAAGATTAGAAGCCTTTAAACAAGGATTACTGAGAGTACTGGTTCTAACAACAGTCGGCGATGAAGGTATAGACATACCTGACGCAAACGTCGGCATAATTGTAGCAGGCACATCATCAAGAAGACAGTTCATCCAAAGATTAGGCAGAATCTTAAGACCTGCACCAAACAAACATGCAAAACTATACGAGATAATAGTTAAGGGAACATTCGAGGAATTCGAATCTAGAAAAAGAAAAGAAGCTATCAAACTCATGTTCCAGGATCTTCTACTCAATGCTTAA
- a CDS encoding transcriptional regulator, translating to MSRDQIIGLGLLVASIAVSLLIIYLLFFSVEEIAMITMKIIVIAAVVALAGIVGWIGYTLATTPPPKPIEEIEKEIEEELKKLEQETKKEEQK from the coding sequence ATGTCAAGAGATCAGATAATTGGATTAGGACTTTTAGTAGCATCGATAGCTGTATCGCTACTTATAATATACTTACTGTTCTTTTCAGTAGAAGAGATCGCAATGATAACTATGAAGATAATAGTTATAGCTGCAGTAGTCGCTTTAGCTGGTATTGTTGGATGGATAGGATATACATTAGCAACAACACCACCACCTAAACCAATTGAAGAAATAGAGAAAGAGATAGAGGAAGAACTTAAGAAACTTGAGCAAGAAACCAAAAAAGAAGAACAGAAATAA